CTGCTCAGGAGTCGGCCCGCCAGGAAGCCACCGCTTTGCGCGCCGTCGCCCGTGAGCGGGCCCGGGCGGCCCGGGAGGCGGCGCGCCAGGACCGCGAGGGCGCTCGCGCCCGGCGTGAGGTCGGGCACCACGCCCGGACCGCGGCCGGGTTCGTCGGGGCCGGCGGCGCCCTCTACGGCACCGAGCGCTTGGCCCGCACCGGCGCCCGCACGGCCGGACAGAGCGAGATGGAGACGGCCCGCGGGCGGGCGGTGGGCCTGACTCCGGAGGAGGACAAGATCGGGCTCGACCGCGCGAACGCGCTGTCGAAACAGTTCCCGTCCCTCAACCCGACCGAGTTGCGCGAGCTGTATCGGGCCCTGCACGTCAATCTCGGCGGCAACGCGAAGGCGGCGAGCGACACCCTTGAGCCGGTGGCGCGCTCGCAGGTCATGCTGCAGAACTTCCGCACCCGCGATGAAGCACAGAGCGACCTTGCGCGTATTATCCGCGGCGCCGAGAACATGGGGATCTCGGACGATCCGAAGAAATTCGAAGTATACCTCCAGGGTGCCACCAAGGGCATGCAGCTCTTCGGTGACACCCTGCGCGGCGAGGACTATTATCAGTACGCCAAGACCGGCCGTCTCGCAGTGGCGGGCCTCAACCCCCGGTTCCTCGGCGCTATCGCGCCGTCGATCATCGACGACATGGGTGGTCCAAGCGCCGGCCAAGCGCATTACACCGCCTCCAACGCTGTCGTCGCCGGGCGGATGAAGAAGGAGTCGAAGGCGGCCGCGAAGTCATTCGGCCTGATGGGGAAAGATGGCCGGATGATCGGCCGCGACACCTTCCAGCAAGACCCGTTCGAATGGGCGCTCAAGGTGCTCGAACCCGCCCTGGCGAGGAAGGGTAAGGGGTTCGACCCCAATGACTCGGGCAAGTTCGTCGATACACTGACGACGATCTTCAATGATCGCAACGCGGCCGAGTTCATCGGTAAGCTCGTCACCAAGCAGGGCGAGCTGAAGCGCAACGAGGAGCGCTTCACGAAGGTGCGGGGACTGGAAGACGCCGAGAAGGTACGTCGAGAGAACCCCGCCGTCGCTCTCGAAGGCGCCAAGACTCAGGGTGCGCAGCTTCTCGGCGAGGCCCTGGCTCCGGCGATCAATCCGGCGACGGTCGCCCTCAACGGGCTCGCCGATGCGGCGGCCTCGGCTTCCGCGAAGCTCCGGGAGAACCCGCAGGCCGTCGAGGGCGGCGGTGTGGTCGCGTCGATCCTCGGGGCCGTGCTCGGCCCCAAGGTCGCCGGGGCCCTCATGACGAAGCTCGCCGGCGACGGAACGGGCATCGTCGCCAACGCCCTGCGGATGGGCGGGGCCGCGTCCTCGGCGGCCGGCAGCGCCCTCGGCTACGCTGGGGGAGTCGGCGTGCCGGCAGCGATCGGCGCGGCGGCGGGCGAGGCTGGGGCGGTCAACGAGCAGGCTCTCCCGAACCTGCTCGCCGGCCGGGAAAGTCCGACCGCCCGCATCGCCCGCGAGCTGGGCGAGGCTCGGCGCCAGCAGGCGACGGAGACGGGACAGCGCGACGAGCTGGACCGTCGTATCGGCGGGATGCGCGGGATCATCGATCGCCTCACCACCCATTACGGCGAGGCGCCGGCCGGTCGCGTTGGGCAGGCTCTTGCGGGGCATCGCAAGGTGCTCGGCGAGCTTGAGGGCCAGCGCGACGCGATCAACGAGCGCCTGCGCGAGGCGGCGCGCGGCCGGGCTCTTGGGCAAGAAGTGCCGATCGCGGCTCCGGTCGCGCCTCAGGCTCCCGTCGCGGCCACCGCACCACAGGCGGCGGTCGCCGCTCGGGCGCCGGTCGCGGCCACGGCTCCGACAGCGGCCCAGTCTCCGGTCGACGGCGCGGCGATTGCGCAGGCTGCCGCGGAGTTGGCCCGCTACCGGGCCGAGTTGGCAATTGTGAGCGAACGACAGGCCGCGACCGCCGCGCTCAGCTTGCCTGGGCTCGGTCGCGACCTCACGGCGAAGCGGGCGGAGATCGAAGGGCTGATCTCTGGCCTCGAGGCGCGTATCAAGGCGCTCGGAAGCGAGACGATCGCTCCGAACATCGACGCATCGCAGGTCGAAGGGCTCGGACAGAAGTCGGGCGAGGCGCACGACAAGCTGACGAGCCTCAACATGACGGTCGCGCCGCAAGTCGACACCTCGTCTCTCTCTGCGGCGATCGCTCTGGCGAGAAGCTTCAACGCCGAACTCGCCAAGATCGGGCCGGCGATCGCGTCAGCCCGGGCACAGGCAGCGAGCCTCACGGTGCCGTCGGCCGGCCAGGGCGGCGGCGGGGACGGTGTCGGCCGGCAGGCCTCCACCGGCATGGTCCGGCGGGGGCTCGCCAACAACTTCGCCTGATGCTGGCTGGCCCTGTCCGGAACCGACCGGTTTTGGACAGGGCGGACCATCCTGTTCAAAATCTAGCCTTTATGAATTCCGGACATGTGTTCGGTTCCGGTCAGGGTTTTCGGACAAAACTGCTTCATGCCGCGCACCTTCGCCTACCTCCGCGTCTCGACCCCCGGCCAGACCACCGACAACCAGCTCACCGAGATCCAGGCCGCCGGGTTCACCATCGAGCCGCGCCGCCTCGTGACCGAGACCGTCTCGGGATCCACCGCGGTCGCGCAGCGCCGCGGGTTCGCGCGCCTTCTCGACCGGCTCGAGGCGGGCGACGTTCTGGTGGTGACCAAGCTCGACCGGCTCGGCCGCAACGCCATGGACGTCGGCGCGACCGTCGCCAGGCTCGACGAGCTCGGGGTGCGGGTCCACTGCCTGGCCTTGGGTGGGGTCGACCTGACGAGTTCGACGGGCAAGCTGACGATGGCCGTGATCAACGCGGTCGCGGAGTTCGAGCGCGATCTCCTGATCGAGCGGACCCAGGCCGGGCTGAGCCGGGCGCGGGCGGAAGGCCGACGGCTCGGCCGGCCGGCCAGTCTCACCGGTGAGCAGCGCGCGGAGGTCGCGCGCCAGCTCGGGGAAGGTGCGAGCGTGTCGGCCCTGGCGCGGACCTTCAAGACCAGCCGGCAGACCATCCTGCGGATCAGGGACGCAACTGTCCCATCGAAAACCGAATTGGAGGTGGCATCATGAAAGCTTCCGTCGCCGAGGGTAATATCGGACTTTTCGACAAGTCGGATCTCGTGGATTTGATTAGATCTCAGATCAAAAAGCTCGGCCTCACGCAGACCAAGGCGGCCGAGCGCATGGGCGTCACCCAATCCGAAGTGTCGAAGGTCTTAAGGGGCCAAACAAGAGGCTTTTCAAGCGAGCGGTTGCTTGCTTTTGCGGGCGCGCTTGGGGCTGACATCGAGATCAGCATCAAGGTCGCCCCTGGCGCGCGTCAGGGCCGGATGAGCCTGAAGGTGGAGATGGAGGCGGCGTGATTGCACTTACAGCCGCTTCGCGCGTTAGTGCTCAGTCTCATTGAGAATGGGTTGCATCGTGGATTACGCTTGGGAAAAGCTACACACTGCCGTGCTCGGCATAGCCCGTAGCGACGATAGCCTGCAGGTTCGGCTTGCTTACGCCTACATCGGCGGCTTGATAAATATTCGTCCTGAGGAGACCCTGCCTGAGAACCTGCGCCCAAATATGGCTGAGATCCATGCGGCGTTCAGGACGCACGAGGCCAAGGGCGACGAAGGTGGTGCTATGGCCTCCGCCCTTGCGATGTCCGATGAGGACGCTCGCGCTACAATCGAGAAGATAGTTATTCTTTACGACGAAATCGCTCAGCGCTCGCCATTCAGGCGCTGATGCGCTCGTTAGATTTGCCACCGCTTGGATGCGCCTTTGCCTGGGCGGCTTGCGTGTCCAAACGGTGGCGGCGCGGAGTCCGCAGCTCTCAAGCGTGATCAAGCTGCGAGAGGCAGTCGGCGAATAGGCGTCGGCCGAGCTCAGGGTCATTGTTCAAGTAGGCTGAAATCGCATCCGCTTCACGACGATCAGGGCAGACCGCAACGATCCGCTGTGCGTTGGTGGCAGCGGAGATGTAGCCAGCATCATGGACGGCCCATCCACCGTCGGCATGCGCCTGAACGCTGAACCGCCAGCCGGTATAGCTCGTCTTTGGCATTCACCTTATCCATTTTATCCACGCCAGTTAGTCGTGGCCAGCATGGATTTTTGCCACTTATAGGACGTTTTTGTGACACTAAATAAACGTGAATTGCAGGGCTTGATAAAGGCGGCGGCGCAGGTATTTTTCGCAGCCCTGCTGAAAGCGCTGCCGGTTCTCATCACTCGTGAAGTGGAAGATGACGCCTGGATCCATCAGGTCCTCATCCAAGACGTCACGAAAGGCGCAGAACCCGTCCACGTGCTGTGCCTGCACGCGCAAATGGGCGGCGACGATGGCGGGGCTGCCAATGATGGGTAGATTGCCGCCCGGCGCGTAGACCACCCGCACCTTGAAGGTGTGCTGGTCGCAGTCCTGCTCCTCCGTAAGCCCCTGGGCCCGCCTGAAGTCGCCCAGCACTTCCCTTGCCCGCATGATCCATTCCTCGCTTTGCCGTGCCTGGTATGTGGTGCTGCCTACCTGAAATCGGTAGCAGGAGGGATGGTGATGCGTTAACGGTTCTGTGGCGGTTTTGTACCACTAATATGCCGCGACAAACACGGGCGGGTACCATGGCGACGATCATCGGCTTGGCGCAGACCAAGGGCGGCGTCGGCAAGACTACCACGGCTCTCAACCTAGCGGCCGAGCTGCGGCGGCGCGGGCGCACGGTGGCCGTCCTTGACGCAGACCCGGCTGCGCATGCCGTTTCGATCGCGGAGAGCGGACGCCTCGGCTACCCGGTTGTCGCCCACCTTTTGGAGGCGGGCGACGAGATGTCTGTGTCCGCCTGGGTCAAGAGCGTCCAGGCCAGATCCGAAGCCTTCGTGCTGATCGATGCCCCTGGCGCTATGGGAGCGGCATTCGGTGCTACCATTGCGATCGCGCACCTGGTTCTCGTGCCGTCTGGGGCGACCGTGCTCGATGTTCGCGGTGCGGCCGAGACGGTGAGTTCTATCCGCCGGAACCGCCGCGCCACGAAGCGGACCCGGCCCGACATCCTGGTCGTGCCGAGCCGCATCGATCGACGGACCTCGGCCGGTCGGGACGTGGTGGCGACCCTTGCGGCGCTTACTGAGCCGGTCGCCCCCGCAATTTCATACCGGGCTGTCGTGGCCGACAGCCTCGCTGGTGGCGAGGTCGTGCCTCCTGACGGCCCCTCCGCCCTCGAATTTGCCGCTCTGGCCGACGCGGTGTTGACGCGACTGGGAGACATGGAATGAAGCGGCGGAACGCCTCGACGAAGCTTGCCGATGCGGCTGCTGCCATCGCCTCCAGCTTGGTCGCTGAAGACGAAGAGATTGCCCAGACTGACGCCCCTGTCTCACCTGACGAGCCTGCTTCAGCCTCCCAAGCTGAGGCTACCCCTGGGCGCAGGGGGCGGCCTCGCGGGCGTCGACCCGTGGCCGCCCGCCAGACCGTCTATCTCGACGAGGCTCGTCACGCTGCGCTCGTCAGGCTGGCTGAGGATCGCGGGCGGTCGGTGCATAGTCTGATCCTGGAGGGGATCGACGCTGTGATTGGGAAGCCATCTGCTACAGGATGGCGTTAAGGTTTTTTGGTATTTATGTGGTGTTATTTGAGTGGTTTTTATCACCGTAAAAATAGGGATGCAGTTATGCTGCTGAGGCGTAATCGGGCGGCTCGGCGTCGGCGCCGTCCTCGTCGTCCTCGCCCCACGCCTCCAGGTCCTCGACGGCCGCGCCCCAGACCATCAGGCGATCGAAGAGGACGGCATCGCAGGCGAAGCGGCACTCGATGGCGCCCGACGGCAACGGGCGGATGGTTTCCACCCGAGCCATGAGGGCAGGCAGCAGCCGCGCGGCTTCGCGCTGGGCCGCCTCGATGGGACAGGCCGAGATGGCTGTTGGGTCAGGCCGGGAGGCCAGCCAAGTCGCTAAGCGGTCGAAGGCGGGCGCGACCAGGATTGCCGTCAAGCTGAAGCCTCGCGGCTTCGTGCCGGGTGATGCACTGGCGAGCAGGCAGTCGAGGAGGCGCACGGCCTCCCGGTAGGCGGCCATTGCTGCATAGGGGGCAGGGAACGGGGAGGCCATAGGCTCAGGCCCTCAGGCTGCCGGCCGGGCGTCGGGGATCTCGGACGCGTTGCCCAAGGCCTCGCCGTAGAGGCCGAGGATCAGGCCTGCCATTTCCTGCGGCACCCCAGGCTCGAGCGCCGTGATGGGATCAGGATCCGGGCTATCGCCTGCGGGGGCGTCGAACAAGTCGGCGAGCAGGTCGAGGCTTGCGCCCCACAGCGCCAAGCGGTCGTGCGCCGCAAGGGGGCAAGCGATGACCATGCGATACCCCCCGCTCGGGTGAGGGGTGATCGTGTCGATGTCGATGAGGTCGAACAGCTCGACGAGGAGCCGTGCCGCCTCGCGCTGCGCCGGCAGCAGGACGCCCGACCACGCGCCGGAGGCGTCCGATATGGCGCCCCGGGGCGCGGCGCGGGGGGGCTGATAGGCCGCGATCCAGTCCATGTAGGCGTCCAGGAAGCCGTTCGGCACGGTCGACACGAGGCGGGCCGTGTCGCCCGTCACCTCGGGTACGTCCGCCCCGACCAGAAGGGTGGCGAGGAGGCGCGGCGCGCCCATGCCCTCACGACCCGCATTGGCAGGCCCGCCATCCGCCGGGCCGTGCGTCATCGTCCCGCGACCACGTTCCATGGCGCGCCTCTCCCCGTTCTGTCGTGATGTGCTGGTGGAAGGCTGGAGGCGACGCCCGGAC
Above is a window of Methylobacterium aquaticum DNA encoding:
- a CDS encoding ParA family protein, yielding MATIIGLAQTKGGVGKTTTALNLAAELRRRGRTVAVLDADPAAHAVSIAESGRLGYPVVAHLLEAGDEMSVSAWVKSVQARSEAFVLIDAPGAMGAAFGATIAIAHLVLVPSGATVLDVRGAAETVSSIRRNRRATKRTRPDILVVPSRIDRRTSAGRDVVATLAALTEPVAPAISYRAVVADSLAGGEVVPPDGPSALEFAALADAVLTRLGDME
- a CDS encoding helix-turn-helix domain-containing protein, which encodes MKASVAEGNIGLFDKSDLVDLIRSQIKKLGLTQTKAAERMGVTQSEVSKVLRGQTRGFSSERLLAFAGALGADIEISIKVAPGARQGRMSLKVEMEAA
- a CDS encoding recombinase family protein: MPRTFAYLRVSTPGQTTDNQLTEIQAAGFTIEPRRLVTETVSGSTAVAQRRGFARLLDRLEAGDVLVVTKLDRLGRNAMDVGATVARLDELGVRVHCLALGGVDLTSSTGKLTMAVINAVAEFERDLLIERTQAGLSRARAEGRRLGRPASLTGEQRAEVARQLGEGASVSALARTFKTSRQTILRIRDATVPSKTELEVAS